The following coding sequences are from one Sesamum indicum cultivar Zhongzhi No. 13 linkage group LG11, S_indicum_v1.0, whole genome shotgun sequence window:
- the LOC110011228 gene encoding uncharacterized protein LOC110011228 isoform X1 — MASSSSQVLPSISGNSNVGENDLNCYLPLHKAAIRGDWESASKFFDSNPDAVSARITKNLETVLHIAVGRSEASSFVEKLVELMPTDALSLKTKFSETALHYAAKYGNIKAAKYLVVSDPGLPHIWNDTNLLPLHLAALFGHKEMVLFLLTVTRDNEVPNAFEDQPGITLLISIVHSAFYVRQSPKNTQICCCACCSINVFLLYIHTATDVALDLVRKYPKLATTISPGNNTALSILAGKPSAFLSGRSLRSWEKLIYSCIPVKLARTSHLRRGRDIENPSERHIKQTDVCWQVLRQTFRRTYPGFVWQKLYTRFWDVIGGIVPRIKHIHDMKLMHCQAMELVKCLCLESVNVDTVKSASIFKPAVISSATCGLYEVIEEILSSFPSAIWCLDPEHHDLFQIAVMNRRETIFNLLYDLEEHAHLVTQNTDSHNNNILHLAGKLAPPHRLSIVSGAALQMQRELQWYKEVENFVTPSYKGKENTDGKTPAMVFAEEHKDLIVEAEEWLKDTAKSCTFAATLIATVVFAAAITVPGGSSTESGLPIFQKQRPFVVFAVSNAVSLFSSVTSVLMFLFILTSRCAEADFLYMLPNTLIIGLVNLFLSLASMMLAFSSAMYAVFGHNRTWFLAPLTLVACLPVTLFLFLQYPLLKDMIRSTYGPGIFGKKRRSIFSKSGNRSV, encoded by the exons ATGGCCAGTTCTTCATCACAAGTGTTACCGAGTATCAGTGGCAACAGCAATGTAG GAGAGAATGATCTTAACTGCTACCTGCCCTTGCATAAAGCTGCAATTAGAGGTGATTGGGAGAGTGCTAGTAAATTCTTTGACTCCAATCCAGATGCTGTCTCAGCCAGGATCACTAAGAATTTGGAGACAGTACTTCATATAGCAGTTGGGAGAAGTGAGGCTAGCAGCTTTGTGGAGAAGTTAGTCGAATTGATGCCAACTGATGCTCTTTCTTTAAAGACTAAATTTAGTGAGACTGCCCTTCACTATGCTGCCAAATATGGCAATATTAAGGCAGCAAAATATTTAGTGGTCAGTGATCCTGGTCTACCTCACATTTGGAATGATACAAACTTGTTGCCTCTCCATTTGGCTGCTCTTTTTGGTCACAAGGAAATGGTTCTATTTCTATTGACTGTTACAAGGGACAATGAAGTGCCAAATGCATTCGAAGATCAACCTGGCATCACTCTCTTGATTAGTATTGTGCACTCTGCATTCTATG TTCGTCAATCCccaaaaaatacacaaatctGTTGCTGCGCTTGCTGTAGCATTAATGTCTTTCTATTGTATATTCATACCGCTACAGATGTGGCATTGGATCTGGTACGTAAATATCCTAAGTTGGCTACAACAATATCTCCAGGCAACAATACAGCATTGAGTATCTTAGCTGGAAAGCCTTCTGCATTTCTCAGTGGAAGATCCTTAAGGTCTTGGGAGAAGTTAATCTATTCTT GTATTCCAGTGAAGTTGGCTAGAACCTCTCACCTCAGGCGCGGACGTGACATTGAGAACCCATCTGAGCGACATATAAAACAGACTGACGTATGTTGGCAGGTCCTACGACAAACTTTCAGGAGGACCTATCCTGGATTTG TGTGGCAAAAATTGTATACAAGATTCTGGGATGTCATTGGAGGAATAG TTCCACGGATTAAGCACATACATGATATGAAATTGATGCACTGCCAGGCAATGGAGCTAGTAAAATGTTTATGCTTGGAGTCTGTAAATGTTGATACTGTAAAATCTGCTTCAATATTTAAACCAGCAGTCATTTCATCAGCAACATGCGGACTCTATGAAGTTATAGAAGAAATCCTGAGTTCATTTCCAAGTGCAATATGGTGCTTGGACCCAGAGCACCATGACTTGTTCCAAATAGCAGTTATGAATCGGCGTGAGACTATTTTCAACCTTCTATATGACTTGGAGGAACATGCACATCTGGTAACGCAGAATACTGATAGTcacaacaataatatattgcatttGGCTGGAAAGTTGGCACCTCCACACCGTCTTAGTATTGTCTCAGGTGCAGCTTTGCAGATGCAGCGTGAGCTACAGTGGTACAAG gaagttgaaaattttgtgaCACCAAGTTACAAGGGGAAGGAGAACACTGACGGGAAGACACCAGCTATGGTTTTCGCTGAGGAACACAAGGACTTGATTGTAGAGGCAGAGGAGTGGTTAAAAGATACAGCTAAATCTTGCACGTTTGCTGCAACGCTAATTGCGACAGTGGTATTTGCTGCAGCAATAACTGTGCCAGGTGGTAGCAGCACCGAGAGTGGATTGCCGATCTTCCAGAAGCAAAGACCCTTTGTGGTATTTGCTGTTTCAAATGCAGTGTCCTTGTTTTCATCGGTGACTTCTGTCTTGATGTTCTTGTTCATTCTCACTTCTCGCTGTGCTGAAGCAGATTTTTTATACATGCTGCCAAATACATTGATCATAGGTCTGGTGAACCTGTTTCTTTCTTTGGCTTCCATGATGCTAGCTTTCAGTTCAGCAATGTACGCAGTTTTTGGGCATAACAGGACATGGTTTCTTGCTCCACTCACTTTGGTAGCGTGTCTGCCGGTCACCCTGTTTTTGTTCTTGCAGTATCCACTTCTTAAGGATATGATCCGGTCAACGTATGGCCCTGGCATCTTTGGAAAGAAACGCAGatcaattttctcaaaatctgGGAACCGATCAGTTTAG
- the LOC110011228 gene encoding uncharacterized protein LOC110011228 isoform X3, with protein MASSSSQVLPSISGNSNVGENDLNCYLPLHKAAIRGDWESASKFFDSNPDAVSARITKNLETVLHIAVGRSEASSFVEKLVELMPTDALSLKTKFSETALHYAAKYGNIKAAKYLVVSDPGLPHIWNDTNLLPLHLAALFGHKEMVLFLLTVTRDNEVPNAFEDQPGITLLISIVHSAFYGNNTALSILAGKPSAFLSGRSLRSWEKLIYSCIPVKLARTSHLRRGRDIENPSERHIKQTDVCWQVLRQTFRRTYPGFVWQKLYTRFWDVIGGIVPRIKHIHDMKLMHCQAMELVKCLCLESVNVDTVKSASIFKPAVISSATCGLYEVIEEILSSFPSAIWCLDPEHHDLFQIAVMNRRETIFNLLYDLEEHAHLVTQNTDSHNNNILHLAGKLAPPHRLSIVSGAALQMQRELQWYKEVENFVTPSYKGKENTDGKTPAMVFAEEHKDLIVEAEEWLKDTAKSCTFAATLIATVVFAAAITVPGGSSTESGLPIFQKQRPFVVFAVSNAVSLFSSVTSVLMFLFILTSRCAEADFLYMLPNTLIIGLVNLFLSLASMMLAFSSAMYAVFGHNRTWFLAPLTLVACLPVTLFLFLQYPLLKDMIRSTYGPGIFGKKRRSIFSKSGNRSV; from the exons ATGGCCAGTTCTTCATCACAAGTGTTACCGAGTATCAGTGGCAACAGCAATGTAG GAGAGAATGATCTTAACTGCTACCTGCCCTTGCATAAAGCTGCAATTAGAGGTGATTGGGAGAGTGCTAGTAAATTCTTTGACTCCAATCCAGATGCTGTCTCAGCCAGGATCACTAAGAATTTGGAGACAGTACTTCATATAGCAGTTGGGAGAAGTGAGGCTAGCAGCTTTGTGGAGAAGTTAGTCGAATTGATGCCAACTGATGCTCTTTCTTTAAAGACTAAATTTAGTGAGACTGCCCTTCACTATGCTGCCAAATATGGCAATATTAAGGCAGCAAAATATTTAGTGGTCAGTGATCCTGGTCTACCTCACATTTGGAATGATACAAACTTGTTGCCTCTCCATTTGGCTGCTCTTTTTGGTCACAAGGAAATGGTTCTATTTCTATTGACTGTTACAAGGGACAATGAAGTGCCAAATGCATTCGAAGATCAACCTGGCATCACTCTCTTGATTAGTATTGTGCACTCTGCATTCTATG GCAACAATACAGCATTGAGTATCTTAGCTGGAAAGCCTTCTGCATTTCTCAGTGGAAGATCCTTAAGGTCTTGGGAGAAGTTAATCTATTCTT GTATTCCAGTGAAGTTGGCTAGAACCTCTCACCTCAGGCGCGGACGTGACATTGAGAACCCATCTGAGCGACATATAAAACAGACTGACGTATGTTGGCAGGTCCTACGACAAACTTTCAGGAGGACCTATCCTGGATTTG TGTGGCAAAAATTGTATACAAGATTCTGGGATGTCATTGGAGGAATAG TTCCACGGATTAAGCACATACATGATATGAAATTGATGCACTGCCAGGCAATGGAGCTAGTAAAATGTTTATGCTTGGAGTCTGTAAATGTTGATACTGTAAAATCTGCTTCAATATTTAAACCAGCAGTCATTTCATCAGCAACATGCGGACTCTATGAAGTTATAGAAGAAATCCTGAGTTCATTTCCAAGTGCAATATGGTGCTTGGACCCAGAGCACCATGACTTGTTCCAAATAGCAGTTATGAATCGGCGTGAGACTATTTTCAACCTTCTATATGACTTGGAGGAACATGCACATCTGGTAACGCAGAATACTGATAGTcacaacaataatatattgcatttGGCTGGAAAGTTGGCACCTCCACACCGTCTTAGTATTGTCTCAGGTGCAGCTTTGCAGATGCAGCGTGAGCTACAGTGGTACAAG gaagttgaaaattttgtgaCACCAAGTTACAAGGGGAAGGAGAACACTGACGGGAAGACACCAGCTATGGTTTTCGCTGAGGAACACAAGGACTTGATTGTAGAGGCAGAGGAGTGGTTAAAAGATACAGCTAAATCTTGCACGTTTGCTGCAACGCTAATTGCGACAGTGGTATTTGCTGCAGCAATAACTGTGCCAGGTGGTAGCAGCACCGAGAGTGGATTGCCGATCTTCCAGAAGCAAAGACCCTTTGTGGTATTTGCTGTTTCAAATGCAGTGTCCTTGTTTTCATCGGTGACTTCTGTCTTGATGTTCTTGTTCATTCTCACTTCTCGCTGTGCTGAAGCAGATTTTTTATACATGCTGCCAAATACATTGATCATAGGTCTGGTGAACCTGTTTCTTTCTTTGGCTTCCATGATGCTAGCTTTCAGTTCAGCAATGTACGCAGTTTTTGGGCATAACAGGACATGGTTTCTTGCTCCACTCACTTTGGTAGCGTGTCTGCCGGTCACCCTGTTTTTGTTCTTGCAGTATCCACTTCTTAAGGATATGATCCGGTCAACGTATGGCCCTGGCATCTTTGGAAAGAAACGCAGatcaattttctcaaaatctgGGAACCGATCAGTTTAG
- the LOC110011228 gene encoding uncharacterized protein LOC110011228 isoform X2 has product MASSSSQVLPSISGNSNVGENDLNCYLPLHKAAIRGDWESASKFFDSNPDAVSARITKNLETVLHIAVGRSEASSFVEKLVELMPTDALSLKTKFSETALHYAAKYGNIKAAKYLVVSDPGLPHIWNDTNLLPLHLAALFGHKEMVLFLLTVTRDNEVPNAFEDQPGITLLISIVHSAFYDVALDLVRKYPKLATTISPGNNTALSILAGKPSAFLSGRSLRSWEKLIYSCIPVKLARTSHLRRGRDIENPSERHIKQTDVCWQVLRQTFRRTYPGFVWQKLYTRFWDVIGGIVPRIKHIHDMKLMHCQAMELVKCLCLESVNVDTVKSASIFKPAVISSATCGLYEVIEEILSSFPSAIWCLDPEHHDLFQIAVMNRRETIFNLLYDLEEHAHLVTQNTDSHNNNILHLAGKLAPPHRLSIVSGAALQMQRELQWYKEVENFVTPSYKGKENTDGKTPAMVFAEEHKDLIVEAEEWLKDTAKSCTFAATLIATVVFAAAITVPGGSSTESGLPIFQKQRPFVVFAVSNAVSLFSSVTSVLMFLFILTSRCAEADFLYMLPNTLIIGLVNLFLSLASMMLAFSSAMYAVFGHNRTWFLAPLTLVACLPVTLFLFLQYPLLKDMIRSTYGPGIFGKKRRSIFSKSGNRSV; this is encoded by the exons ATGGCCAGTTCTTCATCACAAGTGTTACCGAGTATCAGTGGCAACAGCAATGTAG GAGAGAATGATCTTAACTGCTACCTGCCCTTGCATAAAGCTGCAATTAGAGGTGATTGGGAGAGTGCTAGTAAATTCTTTGACTCCAATCCAGATGCTGTCTCAGCCAGGATCACTAAGAATTTGGAGACAGTACTTCATATAGCAGTTGGGAGAAGTGAGGCTAGCAGCTTTGTGGAGAAGTTAGTCGAATTGATGCCAACTGATGCTCTTTCTTTAAAGACTAAATTTAGTGAGACTGCCCTTCACTATGCTGCCAAATATGGCAATATTAAGGCAGCAAAATATTTAGTGGTCAGTGATCCTGGTCTACCTCACATTTGGAATGATACAAACTTGTTGCCTCTCCATTTGGCTGCTCTTTTTGGTCACAAGGAAATGGTTCTATTTCTATTGACTGTTACAAGGGACAATGAAGTGCCAAATGCATTCGAAGATCAACCTGGCATCACTCTCTTGATTAGTATTGTGCACTCTGCATTCTATG ATGTGGCATTGGATCTGGTACGTAAATATCCTAAGTTGGCTACAACAATATCTCCAGGCAACAATACAGCATTGAGTATCTTAGCTGGAAAGCCTTCTGCATTTCTCAGTGGAAGATCCTTAAGGTCTTGGGAGAAGTTAATCTATTCTT GTATTCCAGTGAAGTTGGCTAGAACCTCTCACCTCAGGCGCGGACGTGACATTGAGAACCCATCTGAGCGACATATAAAACAGACTGACGTATGTTGGCAGGTCCTACGACAAACTTTCAGGAGGACCTATCCTGGATTTG TGTGGCAAAAATTGTATACAAGATTCTGGGATGTCATTGGAGGAATAG TTCCACGGATTAAGCACATACATGATATGAAATTGATGCACTGCCAGGCAATGGAGCTAGTAAAATGTTTATGCTTGGAGTCTGTAAATGTTGATACTGTAAAATCTGCTTCAATATTTAAACCAGCAGTCATTTCATCAGCAACATGCGGACTCTATGAAGTTATAGAAGAAATCCTGAGTTCATTTCCAAGTGCAATATGGTGCTTGGACCCAGAGCACCATGACTTGTTCCAAATAGCAGTTATGAATCGGCGTGAGACTATTTTCAACCTTCTATATGACTTGGAGGAACATGCACATCTGGTAACGCAGAATACTGATAGTcacaacaataatatattgcatttGGCTGGAAAGTTGGCACCTCCACACCGTCTTAGTATTGTCTCAGGTGCAGCTTTGCAGATGCAGCGTGAGCTACAGTGGTACAAG gaagttgaaaattttgtgaCACCAAGTTACAAGGGGAAGGAGAACACTGACGGGAAGACACCAGCTATGGTTTTCGCTGAGGAACACAAGGACTTGATTGTAGAGGCAGAGGAGTGGTTAAAAGATACAGCTAAATCTTGCACGTTTGCTGCAACGCTAATTGCGACAGTGGTATTTGCTGCAGCAATAACTGTGCCAGGTGGTAGCAGCACCGAGAGTGGATTGCCGATCTTCCAGAAGCAAAGACCCTTTGTGGTATTTGCTGTTTCAAATGCAGTGTCCTTGTTTTCATCGGTGACTTCTGTCTTGATGTTCTTGTTCATTCTCACTTCTCGCTGTGCTGAAGCAGATTTTTTATACATGCTGCCAAATACATTGATCATAGGTCTGGTGAACCTGTTTCTTTCTTTGGCTTCCATGATGCTAGCTTTCAGTTCAGCAATGTACGCAGTTTTTGGGCATAACAGGACATGGTTTCTTGCTCCACTCACTTTGGTAGCGTGTCTGCCGGTCACCCTGTTTTTGTTCTTGCAGTATCCACTTCTTAAGGATATGATCCGGTCAACGTATGGCCCTGGCATCTTTGGAAAGAAACGCAGatcaattttctcaaaatctgGGAACCGATCAGTTTAG